The following proteins are encoded in a genomic region of Alnus glutinosa chromosome 8, dhAlnGlut1.1, whole genome shotgun sequence:
- the LOC133875821 gene encoding arginine-specific demethylase JMJ20, with translation MGIEIGGHIEKVNGKEVSYSEFVQKYLEKNQPVVLTGLMDDWKACKDWVFDNGKPNLQFFSTHFGKSRVQVADCGTRDFTDQKRVEMSVSEFVDHWLENSLQELGSASTNQSDGHPVLYLKDWHFVKEYPEYLAYNTPLFFCDDWLNLYLDNYRMHKDPDTYQANNEISCSDYRFVYMGAKGSWTPLHADVFRSYSWSANVCGKKQWLFLSPSQCNLVFDRNMKSSVYNIFDDVSEKEFPGFKEAIWLECTQEQNEIIFVPSGWYHQVHNLEDTISINHNWFNAYNLSWVWNLLSSDYNEAKEYIEDIRDICDDFEGLCQRNLAANTGMNFYDFFVFITSFCLANLVQLCYLLRDCKSTRSLSPVAQHLALNLGSVRKIVCKIKSVGGLAGNHGFFLDMRETLDDPRFLHLCTGLERVYEMIHKQQSCCFDTKKDLVDDLRDLDTTRTYSSQVFTAEDLISFIDNAITKLSCTNCEEIVLPSEWDGA, from the exons ATGGGTATCGAAATTGGGGGTCACATAGAGAAGGTGAATGGGAAAGAAGTCAGTTACAGTGAGTTTGTGCAGAAATATTTGGAAAAGAACCAGCCTGTGGTGCTGACGGGTCTCATGGATGATTGGAAGGCTTGTAAAGACTGGGTCTTTGATAATGGAAAGCCCAATCTCCAATTCTTCTCAACCCATTTTGGGAAATCCAGAGTTCAG GTCGCAGACTGTGGTACTAGAGATTTCACAGATCAGAAAAGAGTGGAGATGTCTGTTTCAGAGTTCGTTGACCACTGGCTGGAGAATTCATTGCAGGAGCTGGGTAGTGCTTCAACAAATCAGAGTGATGGCCATCCTGTGCTATACTTAAAGGATTGGCATTTTGTGAAG GAGTACCCAGAATATTTAGCGTACAATACTCCATTGTTTTTCTGTGATGATTGGCTCAATCTGTATCTCGACAATTATCGTATGCATAAGGATCCTGACACTTATCAAGCGAATAATGAAATAAGTTGCTCTGACTATCGTTTTGTTTACATGGGAGCAAAAG GATCTTGGACTCCCCTTCATGCTGATGTTTTCAGGTCATATAGTTGGTCAGCAAATGTGTGTGGGAAGAAACAATGGCTTTTTCTGTCTCCTTCTCAATGCAATCTGGTGTTTGACAG AAACATGAAGAGTTctgtatataatatatttgaTGATGTCAGTGAAAAAGAATTTCCTGGTTTTAAGGAG GCTATCTGGTTGGAGTGCACTCAAGAACAGAATGAAATAATCTTTGTGCCTAGTGGATGGTATCATCAAGTTCATAACCTG GAAGATACAATATCAATAAACCACAACTGGTTCAACGCCTATAACCTTTCTTGGGTG TGGAATTTACTTTCGAGTGACTACAATGAGGCTAAGGAATACATAGAAGACATCAGGGATATATGTGATGATTTTGAAGGTCTCTGCCAGCGCAATCTTGCAGCCAACACAG GCATGAACTTTTatgatttctttgttttcataACAAGCTTCTGCTTGGCGAATTTGGTCCAACTATGCTATTTACTAAGAGACTGCAAATCCACTCGGAGTTTATCCCCAGTAGCTCAGCATTTAGCTTTGAACCTTGGATCTGTACGGAAGATTGTGTGCAAGATCAAGTCTGTTGGTGGCCTGGCAGGAAATCATGGTTTCTTCTTGGATATGAGGGAAACTCTAGATGATCCCAGGTTCCTTCATCTGTGTACGGGCTTGGAAAGAGTGTATGAGATGATACACAAACAACAGAGTTGCTGTTTTGATACGAAGAAAGATTTGGTGGATGATTTGAGGGACTTGGATACTACAAGAACTTACAGTTCCCAGGTCTTTACTGCAGAAGATCTTATTAGTTTTATCGACAATGCTATTACAAAACTCAGTTGCACCAACTGTGAGGAAATTGTTTTGCCGTCTGAATGGGATGGTGCTTAG
- the LOC133874798 gene encoding cell division cycle protein 48 homolog, with amino-acid sequence MADPSSSAPDQGQASSSSSDPKANKKDYSTAILERKKSPNRLIVDEAMNDDNSVVSMHPNTMEKLQLFRGDTVLLKGKKRKDTVCIVLADEQCEEPKIGMNKVVRANLRVRLGDVISVHQCPDVKYGTRVHILPIDDTIEGVTGNLFDAYLKPYFLESYRPVRKGDLFLVRGGMRSIEFKVIETDPGEYCVVAPDTEIFCEGEPIKREDEERLNEVGYDDVGGVRKQMAQIRELVELPLRHPQLFKAIGVKPPKGILLYGPPGSGKTLIARAVANETGAFFFLINGPEIMSKLAGESESNLRKAFEEAEKNAPSIIFIDELDSIAPKREKTHGEVERRIVSQLLTLMDGLKSRAHVIVMGATNRPNSIDPALRRFGRFDREIDIGVPDEVGRLEVLRIHTKNMKLADDVDLERVSKDTHGYVGADLAALCTEAALQCIREKMDVIDLEDETIDAEVLNSMAVTNEHFKTALGSSNPSALRETVVEVPNVSWEDIGGLDNVKRELQETVQYPVEHPEKFEKFGMSPSKGVLFYGPPGCGKTLLAKAIANECQANFISVKGPELLTMWFGESEANVREIFDKARQSAPCVLFFDELDSIATQRGGSVGDAGGAADRVLNQLLTEMDGMTAKKTVFIIGATNRPDIIDSALLRPGRLDQLIYIPLPDEASRLQIFKACLRKSPISKDVDIAALSRYTHGFSGADITEICQRACKYAIREDIEKDIERERKKRDNPEAMEEDDDFDEAPEIKAAHFEESMKFARRSVSDADIRKYQLFAQTLQQSRGFGTEFRFKDRTESAAAGASDPFSSTSAAGEDDDLYN; translated from the exons ATGGCGGATCCAAGCTCATCTGCCCCAGATCAAGGCCAGGCCTCTTCGTCCTCCTCGGACCC GAAAGCGAATAAGAAGGATTATTCCACTGCAATTTTGGAACGCAAGAAGTCTCCTAACCGCCTAATTGTTGATGAAGCTATGAATGATGATAATTCTGTGGTTTCCATGCACCCAAACACAATGGAAAAGCTTCAGCTATTTCGAGGAGACACTGTTTTACTCAAG GGAAAGAAGCGCAAAGATACTGTCTGCATTGTTCTTGCTGATGAACAATGCGAAGAACCGAAAATCGGAATGAACAAAGTTGTTCGAGCAAATCTCAGAGTTCGCCTTGGAGATGTCATATCCGTTCATCAGTGCCCTGATGTAAAGTATGGAACACGGGTTCACATCCTTCCGATTGATGATACAATTGAGGGTGTCACTGGCAACCTTTTTGATGCATATTTGAAGC CATATTTCTTGGAATCTTATCGGCCTGTGAGGAAGGGTGACCTTTTCCTAGTCAGGGGTGGAATGAGAAGTATTGAATTCAAGGTCATAGAGACTGACCCTGGTGAGTATTGTGTTGTTGCGCCAGACACTGAAATCTTCTGTGAGGGAGAACCTATCAAACGTGAGGATGAGGAGAGATTGAATGAAGTAGGATATGATGATGTTGGTGGTGTTAGGAAGCAAATGGCTCAGATCCGTGAGCTAGTAGAACTTCCTCTTCGACACCCACAGCTCTTCAAAGCAATTGGTGTGAAGCCCCCAAAAGGAATCTTGCTTTATGGACCACCTGGGTCTGGAAAAACTCTGATCGCAAGAGCTGTAGCTAATGAGACAGGGGCATTCTTCTTTTTGATTAATGGACCTGAAATAATGTCAAAGCTCGCTGGTGAGTCTGAAAGCAACTTGAGAAAGGCATTTGAAGAAGCCGAAAAGAATGCCCCATCTATCATATTTATTGACGAATTAGATTCCATAGCTCCAAAGAGGGAAAAGACACATGGTGAAGTGGAGAGGCGTATAGTATCCCAGCTTTTGACTTTAATGGATGGCCTTAAGTCCAGAGCACATGTGATTGTGATGGGAGCTACCAATAGACCCAATAGCATTGACCCTGCACTGAGGAGATTTGGGAGATTCGATCGAGAGATTGACATTGGTGTACCAGATGAGGTCGGAAGATTGGAAGTTCTTAGAATCCATACAAAGAATATGAAACTTGCTGATGAT GTTGATCTTGAAAGGGTTTCAAAAGATACCCATGGTTatgtcggtgcagatcttgctGCTCTTTGCACAGAGGCTGCTCTTCAATGTATCCGGGAGAAAATGGATGTAATTGACTTGGAGGATGAAACTATTGATGCTGAGGTGTTGAATTCGATGGCTGTGACTAATGAACACTTCAAAACTGCTTTGGGGTCTTCAAATCCGTCGGCCTTGCGTGAAACA GTTGTGGAGGTTCCTAATGTTTCATGGGAAGATATTGGTGGGTTGGATAATGTTAAAAGAGAACTTCAGGAG ACTGTCCAATACCCAGTGGAGCACCCCGAGAAGTTTGAGAAATTTGGCATGTCACCTTCTAAAGGTGTTCTCTTTTATGGGCCTCCTGGCTGCGGTAAAACCCTTCTTGCAAAGGcaattgccaatgaatgccAGGCAAATTTCATAAGTGTCAAAGGACCTGAGCTGCTGACAATGTGGTTTGGAGAAAGTGAGGCAAATGTCCGCGAGATATTTGACAAGGCCAGGCAGTCGGCACCATGTGTTCTTTTCTTTGATGAACTAGACTCAATTGCCACTCAG CGTGGTGGCTCTGTTGGCGATGCTGGTGGTGCTGCAGATAGAGTATTGAACCAACTTCTGACAGAAATGGATGGCATGACAGCGAAGAAAACAGTCTTTATAATTGGGGCAACAAATAGGCCAGATATAATTGATTCAGCTTTGCTCAGGCCTGGACGTCTGGACCAGTTGATTTACATCCCGCTGCCAGATGAGGCTTCCCGCCTCCAGATTTTTAAAGCATGTTTACGGAAGTCACCTATCTCTAAGGATGTTGACATTGCTGCTCTTTCACGGTATACTCATGGTTTTAGTGGTGCAGATATCACTGAAATTTGTCAGCGTGCCTGCAAATATGCCATTAGAGAGGATATCGAAAAG GATATTGAGAgggagaggaagaaaagagataaCCCTGAAGCTATGGAAGAAGATGACGACTTTGATGAAGCTCCCGAGATAAAGGCAGCACACTTTGAAGAGTCGATGAAATTCGCCCGCCGAAGTGTTAGTGATGCGGACATCAGGAAATACCAGCTATTTGCTCAGACATTGCAGCAGTCCCGTGGGTTTGGAACAGAGTTTCGGTTTAAAGACAGAACCGAGAGTGCTGCAGCAGGAGCTTCAGACCCGTTTTCTTCTACCTCTGCTGCCGGAGAAGATGATGATCTCTACAACTGA